In the genome of Pan troglodytes isolate AG18354 chromosome 15, NHGRI_mPanTro3-v2.0_pri, whole genome shotgun sequence, one region contains:
- the LOC742615 gene encoding olfactory receptor 10G2, with product MGKTKNTSLDTVVRDFILLGLSHPPNLTSLLFLVFFIIYILTQLGNLLILLTMWADPKLRARPMYILLGVLSFLDMWLSSVIVPRLILDFTPSIKAIPFGGCVAQLYFFHFLGSTQCFLYTLMAYDRYLAICQPLRYPVLMNGRLCTVLVAGAWVAGSMHGSIQATLTFRLPYCGPNQVDYFICDIRAVLRLACADTTVNELVTFVDIGVVAAGCFMLILLSYANIVHAILKIRTADGRRRAFSTCGSHLIVVTVYYVPCIFIYLRAGSKGPLDGAAAVFYTVVTPLLNPLIYTLRNQEVKSALKRITAGRGTE from the coding sequence ATGGGAAAGACCAAAAACACATCACTGGACACCGTGGTGAGAGATTTCATTCTTCTGGGCTTGTCTCACCCCCCGAATCTAACAAGCCTCCTCTTCCTGGTCTTCTTCATCATTTACATCCTCACTCAGCTGGGGAACCTGCTCATTCTGCTCACCATGTGGGCTGACCCGAAGCTCCGTGCTCGCCCCATGTACATTCTTCTGGGAGTGCTCTCATTCCTGGACATGTGGCTCTCCTCAGTCATCGTTCCTCGGCTTATTTTGGATTTTACTCCTTCCATCAAGGCTATCCCGTTTGGTGGCTGTGTGGCTCAACTGTATTTCTTTCACTTCCTGGGCAGCACCCAGTGCTTCCTCTACACCTTGATGGCCTATGACAGGTACCTGGCAATATGTCAGCCCCTGCGCTACCCAGTGCTCATGAATGGGAGGTTATGCACAGTCCTTGTGGCTGGAGCTTGGGTCGCCGGCTCCATGCATGGGTCTATCCAGGCCACCCTGACCTTCCGCCTGCCCTACTGTGGGCCCAATCAGGTGGATTACTTTATCTGTGACATCCGCGCAGTATTGAGACTGGCCTGTGCTGACACAACTGTCAATGAGCTTGTGACCTTTGTGGACATCGGGGTGGTGGCCGCCGGTTGCTTCATGTTAATTCTGCTCTCCTATGCCAACATAGTCCATGCCATCCTGAAGATACGCACTGCTGATGGGAGGCGCCGGGCCTTCTCCACCTGTGGCTCCCACCTAATCGTGGTCACAGTCTACTATGTCCCCTGTATTTTCATCTACCTTAGGGCTGGCTCCAAAGGCCCCCTGGATGGGGCAGCGGCTGTGTTTTACACTGTTGTCACTCCATTACTGAACCCCCTCATCTACACACTGAGGAACCAGGAAGTGAAGTCTGCCCTGAAGAGGATAACAGCAGGTCGAGGGACTGAATGA